In Aequorivita sp. H23M31, a single window of DNA contains:
- a CDS encoding glycosyltransferase family A protein has translation MQRCLDSVMGQTYSHFEVFVIDDASSEIFEYKKDSRVQVIRNAKNLGPGASRNVGLQRAKGEFVAFLDSDDYWDANFLKSSVTALIKNPSVAMAYANGINVDENGKTQDVRRNQIKQLDRILPEILSLHRHWGTGGCLWRKIDIQNIQWITSRTWEDYAFDIDVAIHNNSIIGLQETLVYYDISGKDKLSERISDDLMAQKISALQHISDALCSSKWRNDGRIKKAFRYLIVMNFLASSNQDEKQLLSHIFNRWNGFFSRFLWKLVLKLPESRRMDFLELVTRVYRKQMR, from the coding sequence ATGCAGCGGTGCTTGGACTCCGTTATGGGACAGACTTATTCCCATTTTGAGGTTTTTGTAATAGACGATGCATCAAGTGAGATTTTTGAATACAAAAAGGATTCTAGAGTTCAGGTTATTCGCAATGCCAAAAACCTCGGGCCCGGTGCTTCGCGCAATGTTGGACTTCAACGTGCCAAGGGAGAATTTGTAGCGTTTTTAGACTCTGATGATTATTGGGATGCAAACTTTTTAAAATCCTCCGTGACAGCTCTTATTAAAAATCCTTCCGTGGCTATGGCCTATGCCAATGGAATTAATGTGGATGAAAATGGAAAGACCCAAGACGTTAGAAGAAATCAGATCAAACAATTGGACAGGATTCTTCCAGAAATTCTTAGTCTGCACCGCCATTGGGGAACAGGTGGTTGCCTGTGGCGAAAAATAGACATCCAAAACATCCAATGGATTACTTCGCGAACTTGGGAGGATTATGCCTTTGATATTGATGTAGCCATTCATAACAATTCTATTATCGGATTACAGGAGACTTTGGTGTATTACGATATTTCCGGGAAGGATAAATTGTCTGAAAGAATCTCCGATGATCTTATGGCGCAAAAGATTTCGGCCCTTCAGCATATTTCCGATGCTCTTTGTTCTTCGAAATGGCGAAACGATGGGAGGATTAAAAAAGCATTTCGCTATCTTATTGTAATGAATTTCTTAGCATCTTCCAATCAGGATGAAAAGCAATTATTATCCCATATTTTCAATCGTTGGAATGGCTTTTTCAGCAGGTTTTTATGGAAGTTGGTCTTGAAGTTGCCCGAGTCCAGGAGGATGGATTTTTTGGAGCTGGTAACGCGGGTTTATAGAAAACAGATGAGATAA
- a CDS encoding glycosyltransferase family 4 protein — translation MKKVALYTGAYPNTTFITLLARSLASHNIEVHIYGRLLMKTKEDGKLKFFTFSNKNLVYNLMFLLRYVVLNVFSDYKTTKKFFKLIRGQSNYNQFKQSLIILPMLYHKPDIIHVQWLKAYGFFKPFKSILSSKIILSLRGVQLSVSSFLYPKYRELTIEATNHAAIIHSISDDLTNKLMEINPDVKNKILKINPAIDLNFFTLPSAKLNRGKNKPLKIISVCRLYWIKGLEYAIIALKEVIDDGIDFEYTIVGSGDMKEELQFLIYDLNLDSNIKMVGDLSPKEVREYLKTSDVFLLPSVEEGFSNAVIEAQALGLPCLVSDTEGLKENIEHGKTGFVFKRRNSTEIAEYIKRFVDMERVEYASMKHNAVRRAKEHFDVKNQITEFIRMYESV, via the coding sequence ATGAAAAAAGTTGCTCTCTATACTGGAGCGTATCCAAACACTACATTTATTACTTTATTAGCACGTTCATTAGCTTCTCATAATATAGAAGTTCATATCTATGGGAGATTACTGATGAAAACGAAGGAAGATGGCAAACTAAAGTTTTTTACATTCTCCAATAAAAACCTAGTATATAATTTGATGTTTCTTTTACGATATGTCGTTCTGAACGTCTTCTCGGACTATAAGACAACTAAAAAGTTTTTTAAATTAATCAGGGGCCAAAGTAATTATAATCAATTCAAACAAAGCTTGATTATACTTCCTATGCTATATCATAAGCCAGATATTATTCATGTTCAATGGCTTAAAGCCTATGGCTTTTTTAAACCTTTCAAATCTATTTTATCTTCTAAAATTATATTGAGTTTGAGAGGTGTTCAACTTTCGGTTTCGAGTTTTTTATACCCCAAATATCGAGAACTGACAATTGAGGCAACAAACCATGCTGCTATTATACATTCCATATCGGATGACCTTACGAATAAATTAATGGAAATTAATCCCGATGTAAAAAATAAAATTCTCAAAATTAACCCTGCCATTGATTTAAATTTTTTTACCCTTCCTTCTGCAAAGCTGAATCGGGGAAAGAATAAACCTCTTAAAATTATTTCTGTGTGTCGATTGTATTGGATAAAGGGTCTTGAATATGCAATTATTGCTCTGAAAGAGGTTATTGATGATGGGATAGATTTTGAATACACAATTGTGGGTAGTGGAGATATGAAGGAAGAATTGCAGTTTTTAATTTACGATTTGAACTTGGACTCTAATATCAAAATGGTTGGCGATTTATCCCCAAAAGAAGTAAGGGAATATTTAAAAACTTCAGATGTATTTTTACTTCCGAGTGTTGAGGAAGGTTTTTCAAATGCCGTTATTGAAGCTCAGGCTCTAGGGCTGCCTTGTTTGGTGTCAGATACAGAAGGATTGAAAGAAAATATTGAGCACGGGAAAACTGGTTTTGTTTTTAAAAGGAGAAACTCGACAGAAATAGCTGAATACATAAAGCGATTTGTGGATATGGAGAGAGTTGAATATGCGAGCATGAAACATAATGCTGTGCGGAGGGCAAAAGAGCATTTTGATGTTAAGAATCAAATAACGGAATTTATTCGAATGTATGAATCAGTTTAA
- a CDS encoding glycosyltransferase family 4 protein produces the protein MKIGLVLSTTPGYSETFFHSKIKGLQNNGIEVHLFCSNKKKDFTLCPVVESAKVSKNPVLMSWYLAKEYIYLLPYVSTVAHYVNLERKEGMGWVTIFKRIYLNAHLLRAKVDWLHFGFATLALGKETVAKAIGAKMAISFRGFDIGVYPVKFPNCYKLLWKYVDKVHANSNDILVLAKKYGLPENVPVQRITPAIDVERFSAALQNFSKKSITIFMTTGRLHWKKGLVQTVEALAILKNQGFDFIYKIVGEGEEYERIAFAAYQLGLKENVQFLGKLNHSEVKWELEKTDIYLQYSIQEGFCNAVLEAQAMGKLCIVSDAEGLPENVLHEHSGWVVPKHSPELLAQQIMKVISMEKQAKIKISQNAVKRVKENFNIEKQQREFLEFYG, from the coding sequence ATGAAAATCGGCCTCGTTCTTTCCACAACTCCCGGTTATTCCGAAACCTTTTTTCATTCCAAGATAAAAGGCCTCCAGAATAATGGAATAGAGGTACACTTATTTTGTTCAAATAAAAAGAAGGATTTCACTCTTTGTCCCGTCGTGGAAAGTGCGAAGGTTTCTAAGAATCCGGTTCTAATGTCTTGGTATTTAGCTAAGGAATATATTTACCTTTTGCCTTATGTCTCAACAGTAGCACACTATGTGAATTTAGAACGGAAAGAAGGAATGGGATGGGTAACAATTTTTAAAAGGATATATCTCAATGCCCATTTGTTAAGAGCAAAAGTGGACTGGCTACACTTTGGATTTGCCACTTTGGCTTTGGGAAAGGAAACCGTAGCTAAGGCAATTGGAGCAAAGATGGCCATAAGCTTTAGAGGTTTTGATATAGGGGTATATCCCGTAAAATTTCCCAATTGCTACAAGCTGCTTTGGAAATATGTGGATAAGGTTCATGCCAACTCCAATGATATTCTGGTCTTGGCAAAAAAGTATGGTCTTCCGGAAAATGTACCTGTGCAAAGAATTACCCCCGCAATTGATGTTGAAAGATTTAGTGCTGCATTACAGAACTTCTCCAAAAAAAGTATAACTATATTTATGACTACAGGACGCTTACACTGGAAAAAGGGATTGGTTCAAACTGTGGAGGCTTTGGCAATATTAAAAAATCAAGGATTTGATTTTATTTATAAAATAGTAGGTGAAGGAGAAGAATATGAGAGGATTGCCTTTGCTGCGTATCAACTTGGTTTAAAAGAAAATGTGCAGTTTTTGGGTAAACTAAATCATAGCGAGGTTAAATGGGAATTAGAAAAGACAGACATATATTTACAATATAGCATTCAGGAAGGATTTTGTAATGCTGTTTTGGAGGCCCAAGCTATGGGAAAGCTTTGTATAGTGAGTGATGCTGAAGGTCTTCCGGAAAACGTACTGCACGAACATTCCGGATGGGTTGTGCCCAAACACTCACCTGAACTCCTGGCACAGCAAATTATGAAAGTAATTTCTATGGAAAAACAGGCAAAAATTAAAATTTCCCAGAATGCCGTTAAAAGAGTAAAAGAGAATTTTAATATTGAGAAACAACAGCGGGAGTTTTTAGAGTTTTATGGATAG
- a CDS encoding glycosyltransferase, producing the protein MNIAIFTPNQNPYSETFIQAHKNFLQGEIFYYYGRKHIQLEGKSSLSTSWERNFLNLKRKLFKKSPNFIQETILLKSLNKNKIDVILVEYGTHAHFLLPLLKKAGLPFIVHFHGYDASVTKVIKAHNYYEEVFLSASKVIAVSRKMQEMLLEMGCPPEKLIYNVYGPHPEFLEVEPKFSKKQFVAIGRFTDKKAPYYTILAFKKAVENYPDIKLIMAGDGQLLNTCQNLVRHLNLEKQVELLGVISPERYRELLSESLAFVQHSITANTGDMEGAPLAVLEASAAGIPVVSTFHAGIPDVILNGKTGLLCEEHDVAAMAENMMALLADPDFSMKLGEAGKRNIKVHFSLERHIATLQDILIKITA; encoded by the coding sequence ATGAACATTGCTATATTCACTCCCAATCAAAATCCTTATTCGGAAACCTTCATTCAGGCACATAAAAATTTTTTACAGGGAGAAATATTTTATTACTATGGGCGGAAGCACATTCAGTTAGAAGGAAAGTCGAGCTTATCAACTTCTTGGGAAAGAAATTTTCTTAATTTAAAAAGAAAGCTCTTTAAAAAGTCGCCCAACTTTATACAGGAAACAATTCTCTTAAAATCATTAAATAAAAATAAGATTGATGTAATTCTAGTTGAATATGGTACTCATGCACACTTTCTTCTACCCTTGCTCAAAAAAGCAGGATTACCTTTTATTGTACATTTTCACGGGTATGATGCTAGTGTAACAAAAGTAATCAAAGCTCATAATTATTATGAAGAGGTCTTTCTATCTGCATCAAAAGTGATTGCGGTGTCACGTAAAATGCAAGAAATGCTTTTGGAGATGGGTTGTCCACCGGAGAAATTGATTTATAATGTTTATGGTCCACATCCCGAGTTTTTAGAGGTTGAACCCAAATTCTCTAAAAAGCAATTTGTTGCCATTGGGAGATTTACAGACAAAAAAGCTCCCTATTACACAATTCTTGCTTTTAAAAAGGCCGTGGAAAATTATCCAGATATAAAATTGATAATGGCGGGAGATGGACAATTGCTAAATACTTGTCAAAATCTAGTCAGGCACCTAAATTTGGAGAAACAAGTTGAATTGCTGGGTGTTATTTCTCCTGAAAGATATAGGGAGCTATTGTCAGAATCCTTAGCTTTTGTTCAACACTCCATCACGGCCAATACCGGAGATATGGAGGGTGCTCCCTTAGCGGTTTTAGAGGCTAGTGCGGCTGGAATTCCCGTGGTTTCAACTTTTCATGCAGGTATCCCGGACGTGATCCTAAATGGTAAAACAGGATTATTATGTGAAGAACATGATGTTGCAGCAATGGCCGAAAATATGATGGCTCTTTTGGCTGATCCTGATTTTTCAATGAAGCTTGGGGAGGCCGGTAAGAGAAATATAAAAGTCCATTTTAGTTTGGAGCGCCATATTGCTACGCTGCAAGATATTTTGATAAAAATAACAGCTTAG
- a CDS encoding glycosyltransferase family 4 protein, with the protein MNKKIAVIAGSINPLRQKYLFSWYRDFESVYGNIKLFIGSRTSQASFAKAFKLNSRKEKVIAEIMDAIRFRRLPEPIRNIRPLLNYNPEVIHLLTFQAFRYVEPYLEIKKIKLIVSFRGFDLNVYPHQSESNKELIQKIFKKADKIHFISDGLMRTGISLGADPQKSFVIRRSIWVEPNETIRKKAHGGPLVILSVGRLVWEKGYIYALEAIAILKERGFEFQYRIMGEGRDLPMLQYHLIRLGLEDSVVFLGEGSRNEVKEQLLNADIFFQASVTEALSNALIEASYYGLPIVSSRVGGIPEVVDHQKTGLLSPPCNPQLYANNLARLIDNRELRKEFGINARKRALEYFSMEREIEMWKNIYDEIKN; encoded by the coding sequence ATGAATAAAAAAATTGCGGTAATCGCTGGTTCCATTAATCCATTACGTCAAAAATATTTATTTAGTTGGTACCGCGATTTCGAATCAGTCTACGGTAATATTAAATTGTTTATTGGTTCCAGAACCTCTCAGGCATCTTTTGCAAAAGCTTTTAAATTAAATTCGAGGAAGGAAAAAGTCATTGCCGAAATAATGGACGCAATTCGGTTTAGGCGCTTACCTGAGCCTATTCGGAATATCCGACCTTTATTGAACTACAATCCGGAGGTTATTCACTTGCTTACGTTTCAGGCATTTCGATACGTCGAACCATATTTAGAAATAAAAAAAATTAAACTTATAGTAAGCTTTCGTGGTTTTGACCTCAATGTATATCCCCACCAGTCAGAAAGTAACAAAGAATTGATCCAAAAAATTTTCAAGAAAGCGGATAAAATTCATTTTATAAGCGATGGATTAATGAGAACAGGAATCTCGCTTGGAGCTGACCCTCAGAAATCCTTTGTAATCAGAAGATCGATTTGGGTTGAGCCGAATGAGACAATTAGGAAAAAGGCCCATGGAGGCCCTTTAGTAATTCTTTCTGTCGGCAGATTGGTTTGGGAGAAGGGATATATATATGCATTGGAAGCTATTGCAATATTAAAAGAGAGGGGATTTGAATTTCAATATAGAATTATGGGAGAGGGTAGGGATCTGCCAATGTTACAATATCATTTAATCAGATTAGGTTTAGAGGATAGCGTAGTTTTTTTAGGGGAAGGTTCGAGAAACGAAGTGAAAGAGCAACTTTTAAATGCCGATATCTTTTTTCAAGCATCAGTAACCGAAGCTCTTTCTAATGCTCTTATCGAAGCGTCATATTATGGATTGCCAATTGTTTCATCTCGGGTTGGGGGTATTCCTGAGGTTGTGGACCATCAAAAAACTGGGCTTCTTAGTCCTCCTTGCAATCCACAGTTATATGCAAATAATCTTGCTCGGTTGATTGATAATCGGGAATTGCGGAAAGAATTCGGAATCAATGCTCGCAAAAGGGCTTTAGAGTATTTTTCAATGGAAAGGGAAATAGAAATGTGGAAGAACATTTATGACGAAATTAAAAACTGA
- a CDS encoding GxxExxY protein, protein MDSLKFENQIAFSVIDSAISVHKALGPGLLESAYKECLHYSLYQKGLSVEKEKPMPVIFEEVKMNCGYRIDLLVENKLVVELKSVEALNDVHLAQILTYLRLGEFKLGLLINFNVTLLKHGIRRVINHREDLKNPL, encoded by the coding sequence TTGGATTCTCTAAAATTTGAAAATCAGATTGCCTTTTCTGTCATAGATTCCGCAATATCAGTCCATAAAGCCCTGGGTCCGGGTTTGTTGGAAAGTGCATATAAAGAATGTCTCCATTATTCATTGTATCAAAAAGGGTTGTCTGTGGAAAAAGAAAAACCAATGCCGGTAATTTTTGAAGAAGTCAAAATGAATTGTGGATATAGAATTGATCTTTTAGTGGAAAATAAATTAGTTGTAGAACTTAAAAGTGTAGAAGCCTTAAATGATGTTCACCTGGCTCAGATTTTAACCTATTTGCGATTGGGAGAATTTAAATTGGGTTTATTGATTAACTTCAATGTAACTTTATTAAAACACGGAATCAGACGAGTTATAAATCATAGAGAAGATTTAAAAAACCCTCTGTGA
- a CDS encoding class I SAM-dependent methyltransferase, translated as MDQFINPILRSNNLDTYYIRTSIFNALKNVLAEFEGNLLDIGCGRMPYKDYILNNSKVESYTGLDIENALVYDANVKPDFVWNGIKMPFEDSCFDCAFGTEVLEHCPEPEVVLREVYRILKPGGIFFFTVPFLWNLHETPNDEYRYTPFSLERHLKNSGFSDIYIKATGGWHASMAQMIGLWIRRAPMSCRRRRLLSRTLKPVIKYLIKLDKADIVHFKNGQMITGLYGVIRK; from the coding sequence ATGGATCAGTTTATCAACCCTATACTGAGGAGTAACAATCTTGATACTTACTACATTAGGACTTCTATTTTTAATGCGTTGAAGAACGTTCTAGCCGAGTTTGAGGGAAACTTGCTTGACATTGGTTGTGGCAGAATGCCTTATAAAGATTACATTCTAAATAATTCTAAAGTCGAGAGTTACACAGGTTTGGATATTGAAAATGCATTGGTTTATGACGCTAATGTAAAACCAGATTTCGTTTGGAATGGAATCAAGATGCCTTTTGAAGATTCTTGCTTTGATTGTGCCTTCGGAACCGAGGTCTTAGAACATTGTCCAGAACCCGAAGTGGTTTTAAGGGAGGTATATCGGATTTTAAAACCCGGCGGAATTTTCTTTTTTACCGTTCCATTTTTATGGAATTTGCATGAGACCCCCAATGACGAGTATCGGTACACTCCTTTTTCACTGGAGCGACATCTTAAAAATAGCGGGTTTTCAGATATTTATATTAAAGCCACCGGAGGTTGGCATGCATCTATGGCCCAGATGATAGGTTTATGGATCAGACGTGCCCCTATGTCCTGCCGCAGAAGACGGTTATTGTCCAGAACGCTAAAACCGGTAATAAAATATTTGATTAAATTAGATAAAGCAGATATCGTTCATTTTAAAAATGGGCAAATGATTACTGGGCTCTATGGAGTTATAAGAAAATAA
- a CDS encoding glycosyltransferase family 2 protein, whose product MGSPLVSVIIPTFNRSHLIGETLDSVLAQTYQNWECIVIDDGSTDKTQEVMAAYLAKDSRFQYHHRPKDRLPGGNAARNYGFELSNGEYVQWFDDDDIMLPGFVESKIKVATEEISLIISPITYWNSKDDSKNFKAIKVQNSLYEDYLCWKIKVMTPSVLFKKSFLEDKKLFSSRILRGQETEFFLRLFYKLPITSYIVLDESKMLYRQHGETKSHRNKTYVPEFMNSTFIIYFENYLKLNGREDEKAKGFCYRHLLGIFYHSIYNKDITLANKIIQDFFTVLYEKDKWKGTEMIVMGRLFIFFRRGVWKFIARWKKFEFE is encoded by the coding sequence ATGGGCAGTCCCTTGGTTTCTGTAATCATCCCCACTTTTAACCGCTCCCACCTCATTGGGGAAACGTTGGACTCTGTCCTGGCACAGACCTATCAAAATTGGGAATGTATTGTGATAGATGATGGGAGTACGGACAAAACCCAGGAAGTGATGGCAGCCTATCTTGCCAAAGATTCTCGGTTTCAATATCACCACAGACCAAAGGACAGATTGCCTGGCGGAAATGCGGCACGAAATTATGGGTTTGAGTTGAGTAATGGGGAGTATGTGCAGTGGTTTGATGACGATGATATTATGTTGCCAGGATTCGTTGAAAGCAAAATTAAAGTTGCAACAGAGGAAATCAGTTTGATAATTAGTCCGATTACTTATTGGAATTCAAAAGATGATTCAAAAAATTTCAAAGCAATCAAAGTTCAAAACTCTCTTTATGAGGATTATCTGTGTTGGAAAATAAAAGTTATGACCCCATCTGTGCTTTTTAAAAAGAGTTTTTTGGAGGATAAAAAGCTTTTTTCCAGTCGCATTCTTCGGGGACAGGAGACAGAGTTTTTTCTAAGGCTGTTTTATAAGTTGCCCATAACTTCCTACATTGTGTTGGATGAGTCTAAAATGCTGTATCGACAACATGGAGAAACGAAATCGCACCGTAACAAAACTTATGTTCCTGAATTTATGAACTCAACGTTTATCATTTATTTTGAAAACTATTTAAAATTGAATGGTAGAGAAGATGAAAAAGCAAAGGGGTTTTGCTATCGTCATTTGTTAGGGATATTTTACCACAGTATCTATAACAAGGATATAACATTAGCCAACAAGATAATACAAGATTTTTTCACGGTTTTATATGAAAAAGACAAATGGAAAGGCACTGAAATGATTGTGATGGGACGTTTGTTTATTTTTTTTAGAAGAGGAGTATGGAAATTTATTGCGCGTTGGAAGAAATTTGAATTTGAATAA
- a CDS encoding glycosyltransferase family 4 protein gives MQKTKILFTIPNFDTAGSGKVVHDLVKGLDKNKFEVEIACRHDRGEFFKVVQSLNVPIHLIETTCAYRPYASLLFRLRPIIKFFKENNYDIVHSWHYSSDWTEVLAARLAGAKWIYTKKAMSWGNRHWKIRSFLANFIIIINNEMQQYFPNKKNQALIPLGIDTNYYSPNHFPKPINREEHFQIITVANLVPVKGIEVLIQAIKESEDPKIRLIVLGDDANEYGAYLKNLCDELNMTHQVAFLGKRPDVRPYIADSDLYVIPTIGIGEGLGMALVEAMSMEIPVLGSDISGVNFVLKDFKSLLFEAGNALALSQDIKRMQSRSFEERQQLGADLRTHVLNNYNYDSFIEAHENLYKELVNRKT, from the coding sequence ATGCAAAAAACAAAAATCCTCTTTACCATCCCAAATTTCGATACTGCCGGTAGCGGTAAAGTGGTGCATGATTTAGTGAAAGGTCTTGATAAAAATAAATTTGAGGTTGAAATTGCTTGTCGCCACGATAGAGGAGAGTTTTTTAAAGTAGTACAATCCTTAAACGTCCCGATCCATTTAATTGAAACCACTTGTGCGTATCGTCCGTATGCATCGCTTCTTTTTAGGTTACGACCCATCATAAAGTTTTTCAAAGAAAATAATTACGACATCGTTCATTCTTGGCATTACAGTAGCGATTGGACAGAAGTTTTAGCCGCACGATTGGCGGGCGCTAAATGGATCTATACAAAAAAGGCCATGAGTTGGGGTAATAGACACTGGAAGATACGGAGCTTTTTGGCCAATTTTATTATTATCATCAACAATGAAATGCAGCAATACTTTCCAAACAAAAAAAATCAAGCCTTGATTCCTTTGGGGATTGATACGAATTATTATAGTCCTAATCACTTCCCTAAACCGATCAATCGAGAGGAACACTTTCAGATTATTACGGTAGCCAACCTAGTCCCCGTTAAAGGCATTGAAGTGTTGATCCAAGCCATAAAAGAAAGTGAGGATCCAAAAATAAGACTTATCGTATTGGGCGATGACGCAAATGAATATGGAGCTTACTTGAAAAATCTGTGTGATGAGTTGAACATGACGCATCAAGTAGCCTTTTTAGGAAAGCGTCCGGATGTTAGACCTTATATTGCGGATTCTGACTTATATGTCATCCCAACAATAGGTATAGGAGAAGGCCTAGGAATGGCTCTGGTTGAAGCCATGAGTATGGAAATACCAGTGCTAGGTTCTGATATTTCAGGGGTAAACTTTGTGTTGAAAGACTTTAAAAGCCTCTTATTTGAAGCGGGAAATGCTTTAGCCTTATCGCAAGATATTAAAAGAATGCAAAGTCGTAGTTTTGAGGAAAGACAGCAGTTAGGTGCTGACTTGCGAACCCATGTTTTGAATAATTACAACTATGATAGTTTTATCGAAGCTCATGAAAATCTCTATAAAGAACTTGTAAATAGGAAAACATGA
- a CDS encoding asparagine synthetase B family protein, with protein sequence MDSRTQAVAYSKLKSPVLSYSYSFQNGYKEGAIAKKIAKELGYEFRDFTIPKGYLWNKVDELAKLLNYGTEFTHPRQMAVIDEFRAMRGTFTLGHWGDVLFDSVAPKDLTEENAMEWILKKIVIKGGQELAEALWKTWELEGEFMGYLRERVQEIWNGIEIVNISAKARAFYSSTRAVRWTNLGFAIFEATNPIEAPYYDNRMAEFICGIPEDYLADRKIQIAYLKNQSPEVARITWQAERPYNLYNYHKNQSPNNFPFRVVDRLKRTVSEKMGKKHIQRNWELQFLGMENDEKLQGHLFGVNLHPFLPKELITRFYNSFRTKDMVKYSHPLSMLLTLAVWYNNKDKWKDNSKFSNKHLNF encoded by the coding sequence TTGGATAGCCGCACGCAGGCAGTTGCCTATTCAAAATTGAAGTCGCCGGTATTATCGTATAGTTATTCCTTTCAAAATGGTTATAAGGAAGGAGCTATCGCCAAAAAAATTGCAAAAGAACTGGGCTATGAGTTTCGGGATTTTACCATTCCCAAGGGATATTTATGGAATAAGGTGGACGAACTGGCAAAATTGCTTAACTACGGCACCGAATTTACCCATCCCCGGCAGATGGCGGTGATCGATGAATTCCGAGCAATGCGAGGAACCTTTACTTTGGGGCATTGGGGGGATGTCCTATTTGACTCGGTGGCTCCAAAAGATCTGACTGAGGAGAATGCCATGGAATGGATTCTAAAAAAGATAGTCATAAAAGGTGGTCAGGAACTGGCGGAGGCTTTGTGGAAAACTTGGGAGCTGGAAGGGGAGTTTATGGGTTATCTACGCGAACGGGTCCAAGAAATCTGGAATGGGATAGAAATTGTCAATATAAGCGCGAAAGCACGTGCTTTTTATAGCAGTACCCGTGCGGTGCGATGGACCAATCTGGGCTTTGCCATATTTGAGGCGACAAATCCCATTGAAGCCCCTTATTATGACAACCGTATGGCCGAGTTTATCTGTGGTATTCCCGAGGATTATTTGGCCGATAGGAAGATACAGATAGCCTATTTGAAAAACCAAAGTCCGGAAGTGGCCAGAATCACTTGGCAAGCTGAAAGACCATACAACCTATATAACTATCATAAAAATCAATCACCGAACAATTTCCCTTTTAGGGTAGTTGACAGATTGAAACGGACCGTGAGCGAAAAAATGGGCAAAAAACACATCCAACGCAATTGGGAGCTTCAGTTTTTAGGGATGGAGAATGATGAAAAGTTGCAGGGACATTTGTTTGGGGTTAATTTACATCCTTTTCTTCCCAAGGAATTGATTACAAGATTTTATAATAGTTTTAGAACGAAGGATATGGTTAAGTATTCACATCCTTTGAGTATGTTACTTACATTGGCAGTATGGTATAATAATAAGGATAAATGGAAGGATAATTCTAAATTCTCTAATAAACATCTAAACTTCTAA
- a CDS encoding glycosyltransferase family 2 protein, with protein sequence MKLSIIIPIYNGAPFLERLIHTITAFTITDFECVFIDNNSTDDSIAILKELLQNASFNYSILTEEKQGAGYARNTGIKNAKGDYLAFLDCDDIILPEKFECDFNILKTHEVDFVFCRAQRFYEDGRIITHPITGIKDGINSPPSLGILWLQNFFLLQGTGSLVIKKNVVESLYGFHSSKTGEDAFLFIIMGLLYKGYFYDKTYFHYFRHPDSTISKSNKNESGSLKRYFELRQNLFNDEIVKNNPIALHILKDQLQTDLLKLHRLGDSVKELKGDKLRNLELSAILFNRLSLFINRKIPHIKYNPFFQLDRKLLKKRRDELLFK encoded by the coding sequence ATGAAGCTATCCATCATAATACCTATATACAATGGTGCTCCTTTCTTGGAAAGACTGATCCATACCATCACTGCTTTTACCATCACAGATTTTGAATGTGTTTTTATCGATAATAATTCCACAGACGATTCCATAGCAATTTTAAAAGAACTGCTGCAAAACGCTTCTTTTAATTATTCGATTTTAACAGAGGAAAAACAAGGTGCAGGTTACGCAAGAAATACAGGAATTAAAAATGCCAAAGGAGATTATTTAGCATTTTTGGATTGTGATGATATTATTCTGCCTGAGAAATTTGAATGTGATTTTAACATTCTTAAAACGCACGAAGTGGACTTCGTTTTTTGCCGTGCACAACGTTTTTATGAAGATGGTCGGATTATAACACACCCTATTACCGGAATCAAGGATGGAATCAATTCGCCACCTTCTTTAGGAATTTTATGGCTTCAGAATTTTTTCCTGCTTCAAGGAACGGGTTCATTGGTAATAAAGAAAAATGTGGTTGAAAGCTTATATGGATTTCATTCTTCTAAAACTGGAGAAGATGCCTTTTTGTTTATTATAATGGGTCTTCTGTATAAAGGTTATTTCTATGATAAAACTTATTTCCACTACTTTAGACATCCAGATTCTACGATTTCAAAGTCCAATAAAAATGAAAGTGGTTCACTAAAAAGATATTTTGAGTTGCGACAAAATCTTTTCAATGATGAGATTGTCAAAAACAATCCCATAGCATTGCATATTTTAAAAGATCAGTTACAAACAGACCTATTAAAACTTCATCGATTGGGTGATAGTGTGAAAGAGTTGAAAGGTGACAAATTAAGAAACCTAGAACTTTCAGCGATTTTATTTAATCGTTTAAGTCTGTTTATAAACAGAAAAATACCCCACATAAAATACAATCCATTTTTTCAGTTGGATAGAAAACTGTTGAAAAAAAGAAGAGATGAGCTACTTTTCAAATAG